A stretch of DNA from Malus sylvestris chromosome 9, drMalSylv7.2, whole genome shotgun sequence:
GACTGTCACAACAAAAAAACCTCAGCATTCATAGTTGGCATTCGTCTTTCTATGTTGATCTTTTTCTTTCCAGCACAACTTGTTAACATAAACATACATTATGCATAATAATTTGTAAGCTTTCAAAACTAGTGCATCAATATTTTCTTTTACTGCAAATAGCCACATGTGTGCTTTgtgatctttcttctttccagcAAATTGCACACACTGTTTGCTTCATAGCCACATGAGACCGCGGCACACACACTAATTACACAAGACGCATTATTGTTGAGAAAACTTGAGAGACAAACACACCGCAATTTCTTGCTTGCAGAACAATTCAAAAATCGTTTTTTTCTTCTCCGGAACTTAATTATTCCGAGATTGAAAGAATGTGTTGTGACAAAATTTAGCCTTTACACTTTCAACGGATGTTTTCCGCGATGATGAAGTTCTAAAAGAAATgcaggaaaaaagaagaaaatgtgcTAATCAGATACAAAAGAGCGAAATAAGAACGCACCAAGAACTTTtgtggaagaaagaagaaatataTAGTAGAACAACCTACGGCAAAGCATTgttttattgattaattaaaaataCCAAATACAAAAAAGCCTTTATATAGAGAAAGACTAAAGCAAACCCTagactaaaaccctaaaacataTACTTAATGGGCAAGTAACTAATCCTTGGCCCGCAAGATAACTAATAACAATCTAAActccaacaccccccgtcaaactcatggcagAACAcagacatgagtttgccaaagtagatgtggatgcaagactccaaattccaatgtcgatgccgatgccgataCCGTTGCCGATGCCGATGCTGATTTCAAGCTACCATGTCCAATCATCTTTCCTAGATTCGGATTCTGAATCAGTTGCAATATGGAAAACATAAGCTGCTGCTGCTCCAAGTGGTAACTTCTGTGGAAATTCATGTTGCTGAAATCACTTCGGACATTGGGAGTTCCAATGCCTTTTCCCTTTACAATAAGTACACTCATCTATAGCAACCCCAGTTCTGATACGAGATCTTACCGCAACCAATGCTGAAGTGTTTGACCAAGATGAAGAGAGCCTATGCGACTGCACACGGACTTCTTCGGTTTGTAACTCACTAAGAACAGAATCAACAGATAGAAGAGGAGTTCGATGAAGAATAGAGCTACAGAGAGTCTCGAACTCATCTCGAAGAGGCATCAGAAACTGAACAAGACGTTGTTCTTCTCTATATTGACAATAGAGCTCGACACTGCCAAGTTCTTTAGGTTCAGTCAATGCAAGTTGATCCCAAAGATTGGTCATTTCATTATAAAAATCCTGAATACTTTTATCACTCTGCTGGATTGCACGAATCTCCATTTCTAATTGATTCCTCTTAGGAAAATTGACCTTGGTATACAACTTTGCTAAGTGATCCCAAACTTCCTTAGACGTTGAGAACTTAGCGAGTTGCATTCCAATAGtcaaatcaacaaaattattaATCCAAGTAATAATCTTTGAATTATTCATCTCCCAAGCAGCAAACAATTCAACATAtttttcatccttagggttatTCGGAATGGAAACCATTCCAGAAACATAGCCCCACCGTCCTTTTCCAATCAAAAAATTCTTCATCACATACGCCCAATACACATAATTATTTCCATTTAATTTCACACCAATAGCTTGTAGGGAATCATCCTTTGCAGATGCCATATCTACAATGACAACACTAAGAAAAAATACCTGATAGCAATCAGTGAATAATAATCTGATATGGTTATGCCGCAACAATAATAATCTTCAACTGTTGCAGATTGATGCCAGTGCAGCGTGTTATCATCTACGAATTCAAGCGGTGCAAAAAACTTTGGTGCAAAACGTGCAGGGTGCAGGGGGCGGTCAGAAACTCTGGTGCGGTGCAGAAACTCTGGTGCAAAACGTGAACTGTTGCAGTGCGGAAACGGTGTAGGTATGTAGGTATGTAGTCACAACAGTTGCATTGGATTCATATGCGGAAACGGTGCGGGATACATGTGTAGCAATGTGGGGTGGTAGGCAAACGGTTTTAGGAATCAGTCAGGCTGACGGCGGGAGACAGGTCTAGAGAACCTGCTCTTGATACCAAGTAGAACAACCTACGGCAAAGCATTGTTTTATTGATTGATTAAAAATACCAAATACAAAAAAGCCTTTATATAGAGAAAGACTAAAGCAAACCCTAGACGAAAACCCTAAAACAAATACTTAATGGACAAGTAACTAATCCTTGGCCCGCAAGATAACTAATAACAATCTAAACTCCAACTTATATATCCTTCCTTTTGTGTATTCTACATATAAAGAACAAATATACATCTTCTTCGTCATTAAGTTGCAAGCTTATAGTTTTCACTAGCAACTACGAGCTCATTTataattacttttaaaatgactgaaagtgcttttgatgaaaatgttttagaAACTAATCATTAGTAAAAATCCAATTGGATCCTAGAAAAGCACTTTCAGTACTTCATGCAAGAAGCACATATCTTATGTTTCTTTcaaaaagcacttcaagtgcttttggaattcaaaatcaatttcatcaaaaacgtttttagtcattttaaaagcactttcaaaagAGCCTAATAATCTGCAGTGCCCTTTGTGTAGGACTTGACGCCGCCATCAAATTCATTAGCGCTGATTTCTCATCACTTCTTTTTGGTATTCCTTTCACCAGTTTTCTTCTCTGGTTTGCTTGTGCTCTTGTGCCTAGATTGCTTGCTGTTATCACGCTTGAAGCGCGCAGTGCCTTTAGTCTCTTTACTACGCGGACGCGCGAGATCATGGTGGTGACTTGGGCCGGAAGACGCATCAGAAGCCATTGAATCATCACTCTCATTGTCATTGTCATCTTTGCCAACTTTTTTCCTGGTGAGATATGCGATATAATGATGGTTTTTGTAACCGACATCTTCAATATTGCTGTATTCAGCATCATCTTCTTGCATGGGCGAGTCAATGTATGTTGTCCACCCTGATTCACTGCTGCTGCATCCTTCCGTCCCATAAAAATTTCTGTAGGGATCCATTACAAAAGgggggagagggagggagagagagagagaagggcgggcgcgggggggggggggggggggggggggggggtggggaggAGAGTGCCTATGTATGCTAGAATAAAATGTGGCATGCACCTATGAAAATGCTATTActaaaaatactaaaaataaaCAAGAAAGAAGACAACTTTCGTGGACtttaattaaatgaataatatttggGTACTCACTAGTGTGAAATcactttttagttttgtttaataataaattaacacGTATTTTattgttgaaaaaaataatgaacatgtcattaatttttcttgggTTTTAAAAAGTAACACGTGACATTTTTAGTTGAGCTAAATCAGAAAGTGAGTTCATAAAATACTTAGTGAGTACCTACGTATTATCTTTTTGTAAgagaaaattgttattagcactccaaaaatttcattctgcactctcacaagtgtatttttctttctaattatagaaagtttgaagtgaaaaataaaatttttaaagtgtcaatagcaattttcttttaaaatttttaaattggaTTGAAGTTCAAAAATGGTAGACTTTCAGGACTAAAAATCTGTGCAGAAGTGGCATGAATCTTCCAATTAAGTAGGAAATGTATATAAAATGGGGTTGGTCTAATGGTCTGTGAAAAATATATTCTTTATTTTTCACGTTATAATTGTATGTAATTAAACAAAACTGCCGACCATTAGACTTTTAGACTTTTAGTGCAAAATATAGATgttctcattttttttacaaGGAAAGAGAAATAGTGTAATATCTAAAACACTTTCTAGTATCTACGTAAATTATGTCTTGTCTAAGGGAAAACATTACATTCCAGCACATACTCCTCAAGCTAGAAGAATATACGAGACCCATGCATGTTCATGACTGTTAGAACTGAACCTTTAAATCTGTGACTTGTCAGCTTTCTATGAACATGGGAGAAAAATGCAGAGAACCGAACTAGGGATTGGGATTTTAGAACAAGATTTTGAgacttttcaacttttttttatgcttttgttCTGTCCTTGCTTTGTTTGATGTTGTCTATCTTTCTTAGAAGAGCTGGACATGATTTTATGCTTGTAAATCCCAGTTTGAATATTCAAACTTATAAGTCTCAATCATAAGCATTACTCATGAACCAAAAAAACATTTTAACTACTGCAAAAAGCTTGTAGCTCAGTTACTTAAGAACACTCAACTTTACGCCCAAGGTCCTAAGTTCGATTTCTCTCTCACAATGTTGgttgtataaaaagaaaatgtcaaaaAGTTGAAAACGATAAGTTAAAAGCAAAGTAACAAAGATCGATGATAGATGCATGAATCAATATAATCGGTTGATAAGACAAATTTTCCAAACGtaaatcattttttaattttggattgTTTCCCACTAACATTTTAATGTCATAACACAGTAGCACTTTAACTCACATGATACATGGTTTACACGTTTTCTCAGTGATTTTGTAGCTACAAATGTCAAACACAAGCAACAAAATCTAAGCTGACTTAAGTACCAAAATCTTATGATGTAAAACGTGATTAGGTAGGATTGATTTAGGAGCCTCCACCCGATTATAAGCCCAATATCGAATTTGGGCTCATATTTTATCAAAATCCATATTAGCTCTcattaatttgaaattttgccctaatgatttgagctaaatactcattttcttttatggttttatttggttttcttcAAGGGTTGTCATTCGTTATTTCTCGAAGGTATTGTTATTAAGCA
This window harbors:
- the LOC126582989 gene encoding protein SOB FIVE-LIKE 3-like; this encodes MDPYRNFYGTEGCSSSESGWTTYIDSPMQEDDAEYSNIEDVGYKNHHYIAYLTRKKVGKDDNDNESDDSMASDASSGPSHHHDLARPRSKETKGTARFKRDNSKQSRHKSTSKPEKKTGERNTKKK